One Rosa chinensis cultivar Old Blush chromosome 3, RchiOBHm-V2, whole genome shotgun sequence DNA window includes the following coding sequences:
- the LOC112194303 gene encoding L10-interacting MYB domain-containing protein-like encodes MGKTKSTGTENEGSGKRKATWPYEVVAIFCDIAVKEVAKGNRPGTHFDKKGWSNVIKAFKELTGRDYDKSQLKNKWDSLKNDWKLWSSLLHKETGIGWDPTRKTVDAPAEWWESKIQINPEYRKFGDVGISPEMMAVYDNIFRGSTALGHSVMIPSATIDIEEVVEDSEHNDISGDDEEMDQQGEPRGKKRKTVECQTGRNKEKKIKELWEGQRGRKKRWEVQLNCLNKLIVLLK; translated from the exons ATGGGAAAGACGAAATCCACCGGTACTGAAAATGAGGGATCTGGAAAACGAAAAGCCACATGGCCTTATGAGGTAGTAGCTATATTTTGTGATATAGCTGTTAAGGAAGTGGCCAAGGGAAACAGACCTGGTACACATTTTGATAAAAAGGGATGGTCAAATGTTATCAAGGCCTTTAAGGAGTTAACCGGAAGGGATTATGATAAAAGTCAATTGAAAAATAAGTGGGATTCACTTAAAAATGATTGGAAATTGTGGAGTTCACTATTGCATAAGGAAACTGGTATTGGATGGGATCCGACTAGGAAGACTGTTGATGCACCTGCTGAGTGGTGGGAATCCAAAATTCAG ATCAATCCAGAGTATCGCAAATTTGGTGACGTTGGAATTAGTCCTGAAATGATGGCTGTTTATGATAACATATTTAGGGGTAGCACAGCCCTAGGTCACTCTGTCATGATTCCCTCAGCTACTATAGATattgaagaggtggtggaggatTCTGAGCATAATGACATTTCTGGAGATGATGAGGAGATGGACCAGCAAGGTGAACCAAgagggaaaaagagaaaaactgtGGAGTGCCAAACTGGGcgtaataaagaaaaaaagataaagGAGTTATGGGAGGGCCAAaggggaagaaagaaaaggtgGGAGGTGCAGCTCAATTGTCTAAACAAATTGATCGTCTTGTTGAAGTAG